One genomic window of Gallaecimonas sp. GXIMD4217 includes the following:
- a CDS encoding GNAT family N-acetyltransferase — MTIIRKASRDDAQAAWDIRNAAIRVACPAHYDAEVLALWTEGDMTDDFITMVAEHFQVAELHGRVMATGMICLDTGKVDAIFVHPRAMGSGLGLAMMAHLEALARRAGLNRLFLEATLNAAPFYRRCGFVGDRVDQYHSPRGITLPCVPMAKPLPRG; from the coding sequence ATGACCATCATCCGCAAAGCCAGCCGCGACGACGCCCAGGCCGCCTGGGATATCCGCAACGCCGCCATTCGGGTCGCCTGCCCCGCCCATTACGACGCCGAGGTGCTGGCGCTGTGGACCGAAGGCGACATGACCGATGACTTCATCACCATGGTGGCCGAGCACTTTCAGGTGGCCGAACTCCATGGCCGGGTGATGGCCACCGGCATGATTTGTCTCGATACCGGCAAGGTGGACGCCATCTTCGTCCACCCAAGAGCCATGGGCAGCGGCCTGGGCCTGGCCATGATGGCGCACCTGGAAGCACTGGCCCGCCGGGCGGGCCTCAACCGCCTCTTTCTCGAGGCCACCCTTAATGCTGCCCCCTTCTACCGGCGCTGCGGTTTTGTCGGTGACCGGGTCGACCAATATCATTCACCCCGTGGCATCACCCTGCCCTGCGTGCCCATGGCAAAGCCCCTGCCCCGCGGCTGA
- a CDS encoding ATP-binding protein has product MPSLNRIILINTHLKGVVELALDDHTNICGTNASGKTTLQRLVPVFYGEYPSRVVPSTRDSFERWYLPTEQSYIIYEYLRLDGQLAQVVLASAGDGKGVNYRFIGKGFELDDFIKRRQGDSISFLAMAELGRELKRAGVNHTKLLNTSQFKAIIQNDRSLLGTNGNRSELRTWARQFSLCEPEHSLRHIEKLAKAVHSKEGKMETIKSMIAAILEEDGVTPPASRLNPQRVEAWIRESQLIQGFNAIRPEFDKLEQEFEELKACELRLSGLMQGYKADEPIQWQQLETSNNRIEELGFRKNQLENSWKEQRDELNQELSAARGDLAKVEEDLDQLEEQHQAFMEADIEQAKADLELLPAWRDDRDNLQARHKLQTEKHQDVEAAYNERRHKVSEQLAQVLDELRAQQDQLQEQRDAKRQQQSQELAELEQSFNQRRQQGIDDFKDKRYQLKLELSQLQAQLDGANYSDEERQALLIVDERIHLADEAAEAARAKLEQLQHQERQLRAKRDDANDILRQAGRRVSERQAQLEDIKQILYPGHHSLLEFLRKERPQWEATLGKVIHPELLHRSDLKPSLSQEGADALFGIQLDLAALDTPDYAQSEQELRQRLDRAEEAVLEAQNLQEEAEAQLVAAGEALDELNRQLTFARTEQKNRHEDLRRLFEEKKAQQDKINAALAERKRKGQQQLSQLDNRLKQLDSDHQLWLDELKEQALEARMEKTAYWQEVVGAIEDQLSQLRASIEDRRAKAREEHKACDSWYRQELKSRGVDEAEILKLKQQIRDLEGRIAKAEQRRAEVLRFDDWYQHNWLQRKPRLQAQNTELKALVAKLDQQLKDATASHKQQRNALEDGIQQARQAKVQAEEFLAKIKSLLKKLGELKLPRDGVEAMGGLAERLALGEELLLGRDQHLASVKAYVDRFDGVIAGQAGSSLSETWERSREQCSLINDKGIRLLDYRKLVPELKQLLNVMVPQSITALREQGRIFGDDLNKYYDVLADIDRRIASQSARITREVGEELFLDGVSDSAVRIRSKISELEFWPELQAFIKAYKDWKAEGFSELPSEDYTSAMRRALDIIGRSALSGGIAGLLEIELRLREGNSDLVIRTDRQLGESSSHGMAYLILCKFLLAFTRLLRGRARVTIHWPIDELGTLHYNNVKKIFDACSNNDIRVLGAFPNPDSEVLDLFANRYIVNKQTRQLQVVKPKLDPIAEKLKQKQRQREAV; this is encoded by the coding sequence ATGCCGAGTCTGAACCGCATCATTCTGATCAACACCCACCTCAAGGGTGTGGTGGAGCTGGCCCTGGATGACCACACCAACATCTGTGGCACCAACGCCTCCGGCAAGACCACCTTGCAGCGCCTGGTTCCCGTCTTCTACGGCGAATATCCGAGCCGGGTGGTGCCCTCCACCCGCGACAGCTTCGAGCGCTGGTACCTGCCCACCGAGCAGAGCTACATCATCTACGAATACCTGCGCCTGGACGGCCAGCTGGCCCAGGTGGTGCTGGCCTCCGCCGGCGACGGCAAGGGCGTCAACTATCGCTTCATCGGCAAGGGCTTCGAGCTGGACGACTTCATCAAGAGACGCCAGGGCGACAGCATCAGCTTCCTGGCCATGGCCGAGCTGGGCCGGGAGCTGAAGCGCGCCGGCGTCAACCATACCAAGCTGCTCAACACCAGCCAGTTCAAGGCCATCATCCAGAACGACCGCAGCCTGCTCGGCACCAATGGCAACCGCAGCGAGCTGCGCACCTGGGCCCGCCAGTTCTCCCTGTGCGAGCCGGAGCATTCCCTGCGCCATATCGAGAAGCTGGCCAAGGCGGTGCACTCCAAGGAAGGCAAGATGGAGACCATCAAGTCGATGATCGCCGCCATCCTGGAGGAAGACGGTGTTACCCCGCCCGCCTCCCGCCTCAACCCCCAGCGGGTCGAGGCCTGGATCCGCGAAAGCCAGCTGATCCAGGGCTTCAACGCCATCCGTCCCGAGTTCGACAAGCTGGAGCAGGAATTCGAGGAGCTCAAGGCCTGCGAGCTGCGCCTCAGTGGCCTGATGCAGGGCTACAAGGCCGACGAGCCCATCCAGTGGCAACAGCTGGAAACCAGCAACAACCGCATCGAGGAGCTGGGTTTTCGCAAGAACCAGCTGGAAAACAGCTGGAAGGAGCAGCGCGACGAGCTCAACCAGGAGCTGTCCGCCGCCAGGGGCGATCTGGCCAAGGTGGAAGAGGATCTCGACCAGCTCGAGGAACAGCACCAGGCCTTCATGGAGGCCGACATTGAGCAGGCCAAGGCCGATCTGGAGCTGCTGCCGGCCTGGCGCGACGACCGGGACAACCTCCAGGCCCGCCACAAGCTGCAGACCGAAAAGCACCAGGACGTGGAGGCCGCCTACAACGAGCGCCGCCACAAGGTCAGCGAGCAGCTGGCCCAGGTGCTGGACGAGCTGCGCGCCCAGCAGGACCAGCTCCAGGAGCAGCGCGACGCCAAGCGCCAGCAGCAAAGCCAGGAGCTGGCCGAGCTGGAGCAGAGCTTCAACCAGCGCCGCCAGCAGGGCATCGACGACTTCAAGGACAAGCGCTACCAGCTCAAGCTGGAGCTAAGCCAGCTCCAGGCCCAGCTGGACGGCGCCAACTACAGCGACGAAGAGCGCCAGGCCCTGCTGATCGTCGACGAGCGCATCCACCTGGCCGACGAAGCCGCCGAGGCCGCCCGCGCCAAGTTGGAGCAACTCCAGCACCAGGAGCGGCAACTGCGCGCCAAGCGCGACGACGCCAATGACATCCTGCGCCAGGCCGGCCGCCGGGTCAGCGAGCGCCAGGCCCAGCTGGAGGACATCAAGCAGATCCTCTACCCCGGCCACCACAGCCTGCTGGAATTCCTGCGCAAGGAAAGGCCCCAGTGGGAGGCGACCCTGGGCAAGGTGATCCACCCGGAGCTGCTGCACCGCAGCGACCTCAAGCCCAGCCTGAGCCAGGAAGGCGCCGACGCCCTGTTCGGCATCCAGCTGGACTTGGCGGCCCTGGACACCCCCGACTATGCCCAGTCCGAACAGGAACTGCGCCAACGCCTGGACAGGGCCGAGGAAGCGGTGCTGGAGGCACAAAACCTCCAGGAGGAAGCCGAAGCCCAGCTGGTGGCCGCCGGCGAGGCCCTGGACGAGCTGAATCGCCAGCTCACCTTTGCCCGTACCGAGCAGAAGAACCGCCACGAAGACCTGCGCCGCCTGTTCGAAGAGAAGAAGGCCCAACAGGACAAGATCAACGCCGCCCTGGCCGAGCGCAAGCGCAAGGGCCAGCAGCAGCTGAGCCAGCTCGACAACCGGCTCAAGCAGCTCGACAGCGACCACCAGCTCTGGCTGGACGAGCTCAAGGAGCAGGCCCTGGAAGCACGCATGGAGAAGACCGCCTACTGGCAGGAAGTGGTCGGTGCCATCGAGGACCAGCTCAGCCAGCTGCGCGCCAGCATCGAAGACCGCCGCGCCAAGGCCAGGGAGGAGCACAAGGCCTGCGACAGCTGGTACCGGCAGGAACTCAAGTCCCGGGGCGTCGACGAGGCCGAGATCCTCAAGCTCAAGCAGCAGATCCGCGATCTGGAAGGCCGCATCGCCAAGGCCGAACAGCGCCGCGCCGAGGTGCTGCGCTTCGACGACTGGTACCAGCACAATTGGCTGCAGAGAAAGCCCCGCCTCCAGGCCCAGAACACCGAACTCAAGGCCCTGGTGGCCAAGCTGGACCAGCAGCTCAAGGACGCCACCGCCAGCCACAAGCAGCAGCGCAACGCCCTGGAAGACGGCATTCAGCAGGCCAGGCAGGCCAAGGTCCAGGCCGAGGAGTTCCTGGCCAAGATCAAGAGCCTGCTCAAGAAGCTGGGCGAGCTCAAGCTGCCCAGGGACGGGGTCGAGGCCATGGGCGGCCTCGCCGAGCGCCTGGCGCTGGGCGAGGAGCTGCTGCTGGGCCGCGACCAGCACCTGGCCTCAGTGAAGGCCTATGTGGACCGCTTCGACGGCGTCATCGCCGGCCAGGCCGGCTCCAGCCTGAGCGAAACCTGGGAACGCAGCCGCGAGCAGTGCTCCCTGATCAACGACAAGGGTATCCGCCTGCTGGACTACCGCAAGCTGGTGCCGGAGCTCAAGCAGCTGCTCAACGTCATGGTGCCCCAGAGCATCACCGCCCTGCGCGAACAGGGGCGGATCTTCGGCGATGACCTGAACAAGTACTACGACGTGCTGGCCGACATCGACCGCCGCATCGCCTCCCAGAGCGCCCGCATCACCCGCGAGGTGGGCGAGGAACTGTTCCTGGACGGCGTCTCCGACTCGGCGGTGCGCATCCGCTCCAAGATCAGCGAACTGGAGTTCTGGCCGGAGCTGCAGGCCTTCATCAAGGCCTACAAGGACTGGAAGGCCGAGGGCTTCAGCGAGCTGCCCAGCGAGGACTACACCAGCGCCATGCGCCGGGCCCTGGACATCATCGGCCGCTCCGCCCTGTCCGGCGGCATCGCCGGCCTGCTGGAAATCGAGCTGCGCCTGCGCGAGGGCAACTCGGATCTGGTCATCCGCACCGACCGCCAGCTCGGCGAGTCGTCCAGCCACGGCATGGCCTACCTGATCCTCTGCAAGTTCCTGCTGGCCTTCACCCGCCTGCTCAGGGGCCGGGCCAGGGTCACCATCCACTGGCCCATAGACGAACTGGGCACCCTGCACTACAACAACGTCAAGAAGATCTTCGATGCCTGCTCCAACAACGATATCCGGGTGCTGGGCGCCTTCCCCAACCCCGACTCCGAGGTGCTGGATCTGTTCGCCAACCGCTACATCGTCAACAAGCAGACCCGGCAGCTGCAGGTGGTGAAACCCAAGCTGGACCCCATTGCCGAAAAGCTCAAACAGAAACAACGTCAGCGGGAGGCGGTGTAA
- a CDS encoding type I restriction endonuclease — translation MDFTDRLNNLVTKAKSQKGQLETEEATKNAFVMPFINSVLGYDVFNPSEVIPEFTADVGTKRNEKVDYAIAREGRIVALIECKHCGSELNSKHASQLFRYFSVTEARLAILTNGIRYQFFTDLDAPNKMDERPFLELNLEELNEAIVPELKRLTKDAFDIDAMLSCAGELKYTGAIKKLISAEFKSPSEELVKHFASQVYDGKLMPAVRQQFEELTKKAMKLFLNEEINTRLKSAMATEDVVEEIILDNPEKAKPDIVTTEEELEGFYIVKSILRSHVDLQRLAARDTKSYFGILLDDNNRKPICRLHFNRNQKYLGVFDENKIEERIPLTSLDDIFDHAERLVSTVGYY, via the coding sequence ATGGATTTCACAGACCGGCTTAACAACCTTGTCACCAAAGCAAAAAGTCAAAAAGGCCAGCTGGAAACCGAAGAAGCCACAAAGAACGCCTTCGTCATGCCCTTTATCAACTCTGTTTTGGGTTATGACGTGTTCAACCCCTCAGAGGTGATCCCTGAGTTCACCGCAGATGTAGGTACCAAACGCAATGAAAAGGTGGACTATGCGATCGCCAGAGAGGGGCGTATTGTTGCCTTAATTGAATGTAAGCATTGTGGTTCCGAACTCAACTCAAAGCATGCTTCACAGCTTTTCAGGTACTTCAGTGTCACCGAAGCCAGATTAGCCATCCTGACCAATGGCATTCGATACCAATTTTTTACTGACCTTGATGCCCCCAACAAAATGGATGAGCGCCCCTTTCTAGAGCTGAACCTCGAGGAGTTAAACGAAGCGATAGTGCCTGAGCTGAAGAGGCTCACCAAGGATGCCTTTGACATTGATGCCATGCTTTCCTGCGCTGGAGAACTCAAGTACACCGGTGCGATCAAAAAGCTGATCTCGGCCGAATTCAAGTCACCTTCAGAAGAACTGGTTAAACATTTCGCCAGCCAGGTTTATGACGGCAAGCTCATGCCAGCCGTTCGTCAGCAGTTTGAAGAGCTGACCAAAAAAGCCATGAAACTCTTTCTCAATGAAGAGATTAACACCAGGCTGAAGAGTGCAATGGCAACAGAAGATGTAGTCGAAGAAATCATCTTGGACAATCCTGAAAAAGCGAAGCCCGATATCGTTACCACAGAAGAAGAGCTTGAAGGCTTCTATATCGTAAAGTCCATCCTTCGTTCCCACGTAGACCTGCAACGCCTGGCTGCAAGAGACACAAAGAGCTATTTCGGCATCCTGCTTGACGATAACAACCGCAAACCCATCTGCCGGCTGCACTTTAACCGCAATCAGAAGTACCTTGGCGTTTTCGACGAAAACAAGATAGAAGAGCGAATCCCTCTGACATCACTGGACGATATCTTCGACCATGCAGAGCGGCTCGTCAGTACGGTTGGCTATTACTGA
- a CDS encoding FMN-binding glutamate synthase family protein has protein sequence MKFSLLSRYAFFVCCALVTLFSLPFLDSGGWPWSLFVIGGSLTLLGIYDLLQPRHAIRRNYPVLGNIRYLVEFIRPEIRQYLLEGDDDRLPFSRAQRSLVYARAKNKKGEKPFGTLTDVYQPGFEFIGHSTLPKPMPDPRGFRITIGGPQCRQPYSASIFNISAMSFGALSANAIRALNQGAQMGDFAHDTGEGSISSYHREFGGDLIWEIGSGYFGCRTPDGQFDPEQFAKQAVAPQVKMVEIKLSQGAKPGHGGILPKHKITAEIAATRGIPMDRDCVSPASHSAFSTPLELMRFIGRLRELSGGKPVGFKLCLGHPWEFMGIAKAMLETGILPDFIVIDGKEGGTGAAPLEFSNHMGVPLREGLLFVHNTLVGLNLRDKIKLGASGKIISAFDIASVMAIGADWVNSARGFMFAVGCVQSQSCHTNKCPTGVATQDKLRQQALVVPDKAKRVYYFHRNTLHTLAEMLAAAGLEHPCQLEPRHLVRRTSNTEVRLFSQLHVFLEPGALLEGKVDSEFYGRMWKMARADSFEANNVDMQGLHQMPSGQQPLL, from the coding sequence ATGAAATTTTCCCTGCTGAGTCGCTACGCGTTTTTCGTCTGCTGCGCCCTGGTGACCCTGTTCAGCCTGCCGTTCCTGGACTCGGGGGGCTGGCCCTGGAGCCTGTTCGTCATTGGCGGCTCGCTGACGCTGCTGGGGATCTATGATCTGCTCCAGCCCCGCCATGCCATTCGCCGCAACTACCCGGTGCTGGGCAATATCCGCTACCTGGTGGAATTCATCCGTCCCGAGATCCGCCAATATCTGCTGGAAGGCGACGACGACAGGCTGCCGTTCTCCCGTGCCCAGCGTTCCCTAGTCTACGCCAGGGCCAAGAACAAGAAGGGTGAAAAGCCCTTCGGTACCCTGACCGACGTCTACCAGCCCGGCTTCGAGTTCATCGGCCATTCCACCCTGCCCAAGCCGATGCCGGACCCCAGGGGCTTTCGCATCACCATAGGTGGCCCCCAATGCCGGCAACCCTATTCGGCCTCCATCTTCAATATTTCCGCCATGAGCTTCGGGGCCCTGAGCGCCAACGCCATTCGCGCCCTGAACCAGGGTGCACAGATGGGGGATTTTGCCCATGACACAGGCGAGGGCAGTATCAGCTCCTACCACAGGGAGTTTGGCGGTGATCTGATCTGGGAGATCGGCAGTGGCTATTTCGGCTGCCGTACCCCGGACGGGCAATTCGATCCGGAGCAATTCGCCAAGCAGGCCGTTGCCCCCCAGGTGAAGATGGTCGAGATCAAACTGAGCCAGGGCGCCAAGCCCGGCCATGGCGGCATCCTGCCGAAGCACAAGATCACCGCCGAAATAGCCGCCACCCGGGGCATTCCCATGGACAGGGACTGTGTCTCGCCGGCCAGCCACAGCGCCTTTTCCACCCCGCTGGAGTTGATGCGCTTTATCGGCCGGTTGCGGGAGCTGTCCGGCGGCAAGCCGGTCGGCTTCAAGCTTTGCCTCGGCCACCCCTGGGAATTCATGGGCATCGCCAAGGCCATGCTGGAAACCGGCATCCTGCCCGACTTCATCGTCATCGACGGCAAGGAAGGGGGCACCGGGGCGGCGCCGCTGGAGTTTTCCAATCACATGGGCGTGCCCCTGAGGGAGGGGCTGTTGTTCGTGCACAACACCCTGGTGGGCCTGAACCTGCGCGACAAGATCAAGCTGGGCGCCAGCGGCAAGATCATTTCCGCCTTCGATATCGCCAGCGTCATGGCCATAGGTGCCGACTGGGTCAACTCGGCCCGGGGCTTCATGTTCGCCGTTGGCTGCGTCCAGTCCCAGTCCTGCCACACCAACAAGTGCCCGACCGGGGTCGCCACCCAGGACAAGCTGCGCCAGCAGGCCCTGGTGGTGCCCGACAAGGCCAAGCGGGTCTACTACTTCCATCGCAATACCCTGCACACCCTGGCCGAGATGCTGGCCGCGGCCGGCCTGGAGCATCCCTGCCAGTTGGAGCCCAGACACCTGGTGCGGCGCACCAGCAACACCGAGGTGAGGCTGTTCTCCCAGCTGCACGTGTTCCTGGAACCGGGCGCCCTGCTGGAAGGGAAGGTGGACAGCGAGTTCTACGGCCGGATGTGGAAGATGGCCCGGGCCGACAGCTTCGAGGCCAACAATGTGGACATGCAGGGCCTGCACCAGATGCCGAGCGGCCAGCAGCCGCTGCTGTGA
- the gltX gene encoding glutamate--tRNA ligase: protein MTVKTRFAPSPTGYLHVGGARTALYSWLYAQHMQGEFVLRIEDTDLERSTQEAIDAIMDGMNWLGLKWDEGPYYQTKRFDRYKELVGQLLAEDKAYKCYCSTERLEQMREEQMAKGEKPRYDGRCRHLTEAPAEDAPFVIRFKNPEEGSVSFEDHVRGHVEFQNKELDDLIIQRSDGSPTYNFCVVVDDWDMGITHVVRGEDHVNNTPRQINILKALGAPIPEYAHVSMILGDDGKKLSKRHGAVSVMQYRDEGYLPEALLNYLVRLGWSHGDQEVFSMEEMIKLFSLDAINKAASAFNTDKLNWLNNHYIRSLDPQYVAEHLEWHMADQGINTTQGPALAEVIKALGERVNTLKELAGQSRYFFEDFDGFDEAAAKKHLRPVAKEPLETVRAKLTELAEWSPEAIHGAIQGTAEALEVGMGKVGMPLRVAVTGAGQSPSLDITLALIGRDRSLARIDQAVDFIAKRAES, encoded by the coding sequence ATGACAGTCAAAACCCGTTTTGCCCCCAGCCCCACCGGCTACCTGCACGTGGGCGGTGCCCGTACTGCTCTGTATTCCTGGCTCTACGCCCAGCATATGCAGGGCGAGTTTGTCCTGCGTATCGAAGACACCGATCTGGAGCGCTCCACCCAGGAAGCCATCGACGCCATCATGGATGGCATGAACTGGCTGGGACTGAAATGGGACGAGGGCCCGTACTACCAGACCAAACGTTTCGACCGCTACAAGGAGCTGGTGGGCCAGCTGCTGGCCGAAGACAAGGCCTACAAATGCTACTGCTCCACCGAGCGCCTGGAGCAGATGCGCGAAGAGCAGATGGCCAAGGGCGAGAAGCCCCGCTACGACGGCCGCTGCCGCCACCTGACCGAGGCCCCGGCCGAAGACGCCCCCTTCGTGATCCGCTTCAAGAACCCCGAGGAAGGCAGCGTGTCCTTCGAGGACCACGTGCGCGGCCATGTGGAATTCCAGAATAAGGAACTGGACGACCTGATCATCCAGCGCTCCGACGGCAGCCCCACCTACAACTTCTGTGTGGTGGTGGACGACTGGGACATGGGCATCACCCATGTGGTGCGCGGTGAAGACCACGTCAACAACACCCCGCGTCAGATCAACATCCTCAAGGCCCTGGGCGCCCCCATCCCGGAATACGCCCATGTGTCCATGATCCTGGGCGACGACGGCAAGAAGCTGTCCAAGCGTCACGGCGCCGTGTCCGTGATGCAGTACCGTGATGAAGGCTACCTGCCCGAGGCCCTGCTGAACTACCTGGTGCGCCTGGGCTGGTCCCACGGCGATCAGGAAGTCTTCTCCATGGAGGAGATGATCAAGCTGTTCAGCCTGGACGCCATCAACAAGGCCGCGTCCGCCTTCAACACCGACAAGCTGAACTGGCTCAACAACCACTACATCCGCAGCCTGGATCCCCAGTACGTGGCCGAGCACCTGGAATGGCACATGGCCGACCAGGGCATAAACACCACCCAGGGCCCGGCCCTGGCCGAGGTGATCAAGGCCCTGGGCGAGCGCGTCAACACCCTCAAGGAGCTGGCCGGTCAGAGCCGCTACTTCTTCGAGGACTTCGACGGCTTCGACGAAGCGGCCGCCAAGAAGCACCTGCGCCCCGTGGCCAAGGAGCCCCTGGAGACCGTGCGCGCCAAGCTGACCGAACTGGCAGAATGGAGCCCGGAGGCCATCCACGGTGCCATCCAGGGCACTGCCGAGGCCCTGGAGGTGGGCATGGGTAAGGTGGGCATGCCGCTGCGCGTGGCCGTGACCGGTGCCGGCCAGTCCCCCTCTCTGGATATCACCCTGGCCCTGATCGGCCGTGACCGCAGTCTGGCAAGAATCGACCAAGCCGTTGATTTTATCGCCAAACGCGCAGAATCCTGA